A single genomic interval of Lynx canadensis isolate LIC74 chromosome A2, mLynCan4.pri.v2, whole genome shotgun sequence harbors:
- the CA2H7orf25 gene encoding UPF0415 protein C7orf25 homolog, which yields MSAHSMLCERIAIAKELIKRAESLSRSRKGGIEGGAKLCSKLKAELKFLQKVEAGKVAIKESHLQSTNLTHLRAIVESAENLEEVVSVLHVFGYTDTLGEKQTLVVDVVANGGHTWVKAIGRKAEALHNIWLGRGQYGDKSIIEQAEDFLQASHQQPVQYSNPHIIFAFYNSVSSPMAEKLQEMGISVRGDIVAVNSLLDHPEELQPSESESDDEGPELLQVTRVDRENILASVAFPTEIKVDVCKRVNLDITTLITYVSALSYGGCHFIFKEKVLTEQAEQERKEQVLPQLEAFMKDKELFACESAVKDFQSILDTLGGPGERERATMLIKQINVVPDQPSERALRLVASSKINSRSLTIFGTGDTLKAITMTANSGFVRAANNQGVKFSVFIHQPRALTESKEALATPLPKDDTTDSEH from the coding sequence ATGTCCGCACACTCCATGCTCTGTGAACGAATCGCCATAGCCAAGGAACTGATCAAGAGAGCGGAATCACTTTCTCGATCAAGGAAAGGTGGTATAGAAGGTGGTGCAAAACTGTGCAGCAAATTGAAGGCAGAATTAAAATTCCTACAGAAAGTAGAAGCTGGGAAAGTAGCTATTAAGGAATCCCATTTACAGAGCACTAATCTAACACACCTAAGAGCCATTGTGGAATCAGCAGAAAACTTGGAAGAAGTTGTTAGTGTTCTTCATGTCTTTGGTTACACAGATACCTTGGGAGAAAAGCAGACCCTTGTGGTGGATGTAGTTGCAAACGGTGGTCATACGTGGGTGAAAGCCATTGGCCGCAAGGCTGAAGCTCTACACAACATTTGGCTGGGCAGGGGCCAGTATGGTGACAAGAGCATCATTGAGCAGGCTGAAGACTTCCTCCAGGCCAGTCACCAGCAGCCAGTGCAGTATAGCAATCCTCACATCATCTTTGCATTTTACAACAGTGTCTCCAGCCCCATGGCGGAGAAGCTCCAAGAAATGGGCATATCCGTGCGAGGAGACATAGTAGCGGTTAACTCTCTGTTAGATCACCCTGAAGAGCTCCAACCAAGCGAGAGTGAGTCCGATGACGAAGGCCCTGAACTTTTGCAAGTGACCAGAGTAGACCGAGAAAATATACTAGCAAGTGTTGCGTTTCCAACAGAAATTAAGGTTGATGTGTGCAAAAGGGTAAATCTGGACATTACTACTTTAATCACATACGTATCTGCCCTCAGCTATGGAGGCTGCCACTTTATCTTCAAAGAAAAAGTGCTCACAGAACAAGCCGAGCAAGAGAGGAAAGAGCAGGTGTTACCACAGCTGGAGGCGTTTATGAAGGACAAAGAGTTGTTTGCTTGTGAATCTGCTGTCAAGGACTTTCAGTCTATTCTAGATACCTTAGGAggacctggggagagagagagggccactatgctaattaaacaaattaatgtgGTGCCAGACCAGCCTTCTGAGCGTGCCTTGAGACTAGTGGccagttcaaaaataaatagccgCTCATTAACAATTTTTGGGACGGGAGACACTCTAAAAGCCATCACAATGACTGCCAATAGTGGTTTTGTCAGAGCTGCCAACAACCAGGGTGTTAAATTTAGTGTGTTTATCCACCAGCCCAGAGCGCTTACTGAGAGCAAAGAGGCCCTGGCCACCCCCTTACCAAAAGACGACACAACTGACAGCGAACACTAA